A genomic window from Treponema maltophilum ATCC 51939 includes:
- a CDS encoding tetratricopeptide repeat protein — MKVFKRLCAFTCAALCCAVYCYAQRALPTELKPASLAAFRDAMYADPLNHESLRALYEQTKADILASLSDYDMYVAQSRLDYYMGRSYSYAQNKTEAASFYDRSLENAEKALVLRQGPEALLIQGESLSQNCAVKPTSYALANGLRVGKIAKQVLDADPKNGAARYLLSAQHIYAPSPFNNYRRGIKEMQEILDTSGIRLENDDLFNITSALAYVYIQQGKYDDALPWIQKALEVYPTNFFALSLQEQISAKRKAP; from the coding sequence ATGAAAGTTTTTAAAAGATTGTGTGCGTTTACGTGCGCCGCCTTGTGCTGCGCCGTATACTGTTATGCCCAGCGCGCTCTTCCGACCGAATTAAAGCCCGCTTCTCTCGCGGCTTTTCGTGATGCGATGTATGCCGATCCTTTAAATCACGAATCTTTGCGCGCCTTATATGAGCAAACAAAGGCGGATATTCTCGCTTCCCTCAGCGATTACGATATGTACGTTGCACAATCCCGCCTCGATTATTATATGGGCAGAAGTTACAGCTACGCCCAAAACAAAACCGAAGCCGCTTCTTTTTACGACCGCTCGCTGGAAAATGCCGAAAAAGCCCTTGTACTTCGCCAAGGCCCCGAAGCCCTGCTCATACAAGGCGAAAGTCTTTCGCAAAACTGTGCCGTAAAACCGACTTCATATGCGCTTGCAAACGGACTGAGAGTCGGCAAAATCGCAAAGCAAGTGCTCGACGCCGATCCTAAAAACGGCGCTGCCCGTTATTTGTTGTCGGCGCAGCATATTTACGCACCCAGCCCGTTCAATAATTACCGGCGCGGTATAAAAGAAATGCAGGAGATTTTGGATACAAGCGGCATAAGGCTCGAAAACGACGATCTGTTCAATATAACGAGCGCCCTTGCCTATGTGTATATTCAGCAGGGAAAATACGACGATGCGCTGCCGTGGATTCAAAAAGCGCTCGAAGTCTACCCGACGAACTTTTTCGCTCTTTCGCTGCAAGAGCAGATTTCGGCAAAAAGGAAAGCGCCATGA
- a CDS encoding glycosyltransferase: protein MTSFVIVAFDWIIIALGAYFFCLATINALWMGKETRRAELTDGPLVSVLVPARDEEEHIVPCIESLMHQTYKNYEVLVLDDNSTDKTRELLNKLQALYPDKLKVFSGKALPEDWRGKVFAMKQLCGKAKGEYWLFTDADTVHSSSSVSLAITNILYHKVDFLSGYITQKTKTLGEKATVPSLYLLSGFILPLWVCKWGKSSALAVAIGQYICVKSASFMACGGFDLVKDKTTEDVFLARAMKKHGYKTVFLNLKDAAMCRMYTSWQSCVNGISKNIFDFMNKNNIILVLAVIGVFIFLALPPFLTIGLSIYTVLAAKAFTFTLAALWINMLLVGGTWVIVFTTQGVNWKHAFIYPLIFVNILYIAFISWRRSVFKKGYEWKGRMVY from the coding sequence ATGACTTCTTTTGTGATTGTTGCATTCGACTGGATTATCATCGCACTCGGCGCATATTTTTTTTGTTTGGCGACAATCAACGCTTTATGGATGGGAAAAGAAACCCGCAGGGCCGAATTGACCGACGGCCCGCTTGTGTCGGTTTTGGTGCCCGCCCGCGACGAAGAAGAACATATTGTGCCGTGTATAGAATCGCTCATGCATCAAACATATAAAAATTATGAAGTACTCGTGCTGGACGACAATTCGACCGACAAAACCCGCGAATTGTTGAATAAACTGCAAGCCTTGTATCCGGACAAATTGAAGGTTTTTTCCGGCAAAGCGCTGCCGGAAGATTGGCGGGGCAAGGTGTTCGCAATGAAGCAGCTGTGCGGCAAAGCGAAGGGCGAATATTGGCTGTTTACGGACGCCGACACCGTTCACTCGTCGTCTTCCGTTTCTCTTGCGATTACGAACATTCTCTATCATAAGGTTGACTTTTTGTCAGGCTATATAACGCAAAAAACAAAAACGCTCGGCGAAAAAGCGACGGTTCCTTCGCTCTATTTGCTGAGCGGTTTTATTTTGCCGCTGTGGGTGTGCAAGTGGGGTAAGTCTTCGGCTTTGGCCGTAGCCATCGGTCAGTATATTTGCGTAAAAAGCGCTTCGTTCATGGCTTGCGGCGGCTTTGATTTGGTCAAAGACAAAACGACCGAAGACGTTTTCCTTGCGCGTGCAATGAAAAAACACGGCTATAAAACCGTTTTTCTTAATCTGAAAGATGCGGCCATGTGCCGAATGTACACATCGTGGCAAAGCTGCGTCAACGGTATAAGTAAAAACATCTTCGATTTTATGAACAAAAACAACATTATCCTCGTGCTGGCCGTTATCGGCGTGTTTATCTTTTTAGCCCTGCCGCCATTTTTAACGATCGGGTTAAGCATCTATACGGTGCTTGCGGCTAAAGCTTTTACGTTTACGCTTGCCGCGCTGTGGATCAACATGCTTTTGGTCGGCGGCACATGGGTAATCGTTTTTACGACACAGGGCGTAAACTGGAAGCACGCGTTTATCTATCCGCTGATTTTTGTAAATATTTTATATATTGCGTTCATATCCTGGCGACGTTCCGTGTTCAAAAAGGGCTATGAATGGAAGGGTAGGATGGTTTACTGA
- a CDS encoding lysophospholipid acyltransferase family protein: protein MAYKKGRPLIDTSLFFRIASALTFYPLEVLAYAVYKILYGSKIFGRTKLQKLKKAVLVSNHTTFLDPVLMSAAVYPRCAYHTLLESVVLVPFLGTLCRLLGGVPVPPSIRSMFNLPKECAKGLTHRRFIHLYPEGECYVQNQDVFPFHAGAFLIAAELDIPVVPLATVFISSGGKTPKPRVRLYVLDAVHPSRFNCKNPATGKTDLKAVRVFAEYVRVCIQNEIDRRGGTREFYKGHMPRIVGEGA, encoded by the coding sequence ATGGCCTACAAAAAAGGGCGCCCGCTCATAGACACAAGCCTTTTTTTTCGTATTGCATCGGCGCTGACTTTTTACCCTTTGGAAGTTTTGGCATATGCGGTATATAAGATTCTTTACGGCTCGAAAATCTTCGGGCGCACCAAGCTGCAAAAACTGAAAAAAGCCGTTTTGGTATCGAACCACACGACCTTTCTCGATCCCGTTTTGATGTCGGCGGCAGTGTATCCGCGCTGCGCCTATCATACGCTTTTGGAAAGCGTCGTGCTTGTTCCGTTTCTCGGAACGCTGTGCCGGCTTTTAGGCGGCGTTCCCGTTCCGCCGAGCATTCGGTCCATGTTCAATCTGCCCAAAGAATGCGCAAAAGGCTTGACTCACCGCCGCTTTATCCATCTGTACCCCGAAGGCGAATGCTATGTACAAAATCAGGATGTGTTCCCCTTTCATGCGGGCGCTTTTTTAATCGCCGCCGAATTGGATATTCCCGTCGTGCCTTTGGCAACCGTTTTTATAAGCAGCGGCGGCAAAACGCCCAAACCGCGCGTGCGGCTTTATGTGCTCGATGCGGTGCATCCTTCACGCTTTAACTGCAAAAATCCCGCAACCGGCAAAACGGATCTCAAAGCGGTCAGAGTCTTCGCCGAGTACGTACGCGTGTGCATACAAAACGAAATAGACAGACGCGGTGGCACCCGCGAATTTTACAAAGGGCACATGCCGCGGATCGTCGGAGAAGGCGCATAA